A part of Geothrix oryzae genomic DNA contains:
- the hemN gene encoding oxygen-independent coproporphyrinogen III oxidase has protein sequence MNQLADLIRRYDRPGPRYTGYPMPPVWSDDFPEPEVLAALDRANARPDEALSLYLHIPFCPRRCAYCGCNVVVSPQYDPVEAYLAAVTKELDLVCSRLKDRRKALQLHWGGGTPTYLKAADLKRTFQLFKDRFEFLPGAEIAIEVDPTFLEPDQLPALREMGFNRVSFGVQDLDENVQALITRGQTWDHTLTAMRQCRELGFDGVNLDLVYGLPGQTMDTFRRTLESTLELSPDRMAIYGFAYLPSIMPFQRSIPEETLPTPELRLDLLLLASDILEKAGYVAIGMDHFAHPDDPMAKAVQEGKLIRNFMGYAVKAGSDLVGFGPSAISNVAGVYSQNEKILAKWERSITEGHLAVHKGHRLTEDDELRRWVIHHLMGHFELRWEDLKQRFDVDGPVLFADAVTQLKEEVSQGTVEVRPEGIFITDLGRRFVRNLVQPFDAYLAKLSAKTAFSRTV, from the coding sequence ATGAACCAGCTCGCCGATCTCATCCGTCGGTACGACCGGCCCGGACCGCGCTACACGGGCTACCCCATGCCCCCGGTCTGGTCCGACGACTTTCCGGAGCCCGAGGTGCTGGCGGCGCTCGACCGCGCCAACGCCCGACCGGACGAGGCCCTGTCGCTCTACCTGCACATCCCCTTCTGCCCCCGTCGCTGCGCCTATTGCGGCTGCAATGTGGTGGTGAGCCCCCAGTACGACCCCGTGGAGGCCTACCTCGCGGCGGTGACGAAGGAACTCGACCTCGTCTGCTCGCGCCTGAAGGACCGCCGCAAGGCCCTGCAGCTGCACTGGGGCGGGGGCACGCCCACCTACCTGAAGGCGGCGGACCTCAAGCGCACCTTCCAGCTCTTCAAGGACCGCTTCGAGTTCCTGCCAGGCGCCGAGATCGCCATCGAAGTGGATCCCACCTTCCTGGAACCGGACCAGCTGCCGGCGCTGCGGGAGATGGGCTTCAACCGGGTCTCCTTCGGAGTGCAGGACCTGGACGAGAATGTGCAGGCCCTCATCACCCGCGGCCAGACCTGGGACCACACCCTCACGGCCATGCGGCAATGCCGGGAGCTGGGCTTTGACGGCGTGAACCTGGACCTGGTCTACGGCCTGCCGGGTCAGACCATGGACACCTTCCGCCGCACCCTGGAATCCACCCTGGAACTGTCGCCGGACCGCATGGCCATCTACGGGTTCGCCTACCTGCCCAGCATCATGCCGTTCCAGCGGAGCATCCCCGAGGAGACCCTCCCCACGCCGGAGCTGCGTCTGGACCTGCTGCTGCTGGCCTCGGACATCCTGGAGAAGGCGGGCTATGTCGCCATCGGCATGGACCACTTCGCCCACCCGGACGATCCCATGGCCAAGGCGGTCCAGGAGGGCAAGCTCATCCGCAACTTCATGGGCTACGCCGTGAAGGCGGGCTCGGATCTGGTGGGCTTCGGGCCCAGCGCCATCTCCAATGTGGCCGGCGTGTATTCCCAGAACGAGAAGATCCTCGCGAAGTGGGAACGGAGCATCACGGAAGGACATCTTGCCGTTCACAAGGGTCATCGCCTGACCGAGGACGACGAGCTGCGCCGCTGGGTGATCCACCACCTCATGGGCCACTTCGAGCTGCGCTGGGAGGACCTCAAGCAGCGGTTCGACGTGGACGGGCCGGTGCTCTTTGCCGATGCCGTGACGCAGCTGAAGGAGGAAGTGTCCCAGGGCACGGTGGAGGTCCGCCCGGAGGGGATCTTCATCACGGACCTGGGCCGGCGCTTCGTCCGGAACCTGGTTCAGCCCTTCGATGCCTACCTGGCGAAGCTCAGCGCCAAGACGGCTTTTTCCAGAACCGTCTGA
- the hemE gene encoding uroporphyrinogen decarboxylase, translating to MPQSLLRVLNGEVLDKPPVWFMRQAGRFLPEYREVRAKVTFEQLLNDSDLAAEVTLQPIRRFPQIDGAIIFSDILVILDALGCEVTIPEGGPRIGKTLDQIDINRPLDEKVFEPVCNAIRKVKANLPEKVTMLGFAGAPWTLLAYGIEGKGSKGWAKAKAFIHQNPVLAQKWMDKLADAAARLLNLHIEAGAQGVQLFDTWAGELDADDYATFALPSVERTLSQVTAAPTLFFARTGYLPDSLNQLPCKGLAVPWQVPISEARRRFPKMVLQGNLDPIALLAGADTAKRKARAIVDAMKGHPHVFNLGHGLVPETDPAVVAAVLDEVKA from the coding sequence ATGCCCCAGTCCCTGCTGCGTGTTCTCAACGGTGAAGTCCTCGACAAGCCCCCGGTCTGGTTCATGCGCCAAGCCGGGCGCTTCCTGCCGGAATACCGCGAAGTGCGGGCCAAGGTCACCTTCGAGCAGCTGCTCAACGATTCGGACCTGGCGGCGGAAGTCACCCTGCAGCCCATCCGCCGCTTCCCCCAGATCGACGGCGCCATCATCTTCAGCGACATCCTGGTGATTCTCGATGCGCTGGGCTGCGAGGTCACCATCCCCGAGGGCGGCCCCCGCATCGGCAAGACGCTGGACCAGATCGACATCAACCGTCCCCTGGACGAGAAGGTCTTCGAGCCGGTCTGCAATGCCATCCGCAAGGTGAAGGCCAACCTGCCCGAGAAGGTCACGATGCTCGGTTTCGCAGGCGCTCCCTGGACCCTGCTGGCCTACGGCATCGAAGGGAAGGGCAGCAAGGGCTGGGCGAAGGCCAAGGCCTTCATCCACCAGAACCCCGTGCTGGCCCAGAAGTGGATGGACAAGCTGGCGGACGCCGCCGCGCGCCTGCTGAACCTGCACATCGAGGCCGGAGCCCAGGGTGTGCAGCTCTTCGACACCTGGGCCGGTGAGCTCGACGCCGACGACTACGCGACCTTCGCGCTGCCCTCCGTCGAGCGCACGCTCTCCCAGGTGACGGCGGCGCCGACCCTCTTCTTCGCCCGCACGGGCTACCTGCCGGATTCCCTGAACCAGCTGCCCTGCAAGGGGCTGGCCGTGCCTTGGCAGGTGCCGATCTCCGAGGCCCGCCGCCGCTTCCCCAAGATGGTGCTGCAGGGCAACCTCGATCCCATCGCGCTCCTGGCGGGCGCCGACACCGCGAAGCGGAAGGCCCGCGCCATCGTGGACGCCATGAAGGGGCACCCCCATGTTTTCAATCTGGGTCATGGGCTCGTGCCCGAGACCGACCCCGCCGTGGTGGCGGCCGTTCTTGACGAGGTGAAGGCATGA
- the hemL gene encoding glutamate-1-semialdehyde 2,1-aminomutase has translation MSNETLFQEALTHFPGGVSSPVRAFRAVGGTPKFFKKASGAWFEDEDGQRFLDLCMSWGPLILGHAHPDILAAVNEAMQEGLTFGAPSRRELSLARKIKEMVPFIEKMRFVSSGTEAVMSALRAARGFTGRERILKFEGCYHGHSDGLLVKAGSGLVTFGAPTSAGVPKAIAELTSVVTLDDMETLERTFAEIGGELAAAIIEPIPANNGLLLQRPEFLKRLRELCTQHGVVLIFDEVISGFRVAPGGAAERLGITPDMATYGKIIGGGMPVGLYGGRKDIMGVVAPDGPVYQAGTLSGNPVAMAAGLATMEKLTPAFYASLEANAEKWAAAFETIPGLHCPRYGSLLWPLFQDGVRRSDAVKGEAISVFNRLHKALLGQGVYLPPSGYEVAFLSAAHGEAELARFKQAAAAVAKDFA, from the coding sequence ATGAGTAACGAGACCCTGTTCCAGGAAGCGCTCACCCATTTTCCCGGTGGCGTCTCCAGCCCCGTGCGGGCCTTCCGCGCCGTGGGCGGCACGCCCAAGTTCTTCAAGAAGGCTTCGGGCGCCTGGTTCGAGGACGAGGATGGCCAGCGCTTCCTCGATCTGTGCATGTCCTGGGGCCCGCTGATCCTGGGCCACGCCCATCCCGACATCCTGGCCGCCGTGAACGAGGCCATGCAGGAAGGCCTCACCTTCGGCGCCCCCAGCCGCCGCGAGCTCTCCCTCGCCCGGAAGATCAAGGAGATGGTGCCTTTCATCGAGAAGATGCGCTTCGTGTCCTCGGGCACCGAGGCCGTCATGTCCGCCCTGCGCGCCGCCCGCGGCTTCACGGGTCGGGAGCGCATCCTGAAGTTCGAGGGCTGCTACCACGGCCACAGCGACGGATTGCTGGTGAAGGCGGGCTCCGGCCTCGTCACCTTCGGCGCGCCCACCAGCGCCGGCGTGCCCAAGGCCATCGCCGAGCTGACCTCCGTGGTCACGCTCGATGACATGGAGACCCTGGAGCGCACCTTCGCCGAGATCGGTGGCGAGCTGGCGGCGGCCATCATCGAGCCCATTCCCGCCAACAACGGCCTGCTGCTCCAGCGCCCCGAATTCCTCAAGCGTCTGCGCGAGCTGTGCACCCAGCACGGCGTGGTCCTCATCTTCGACGAGGTCATCAGCGGCTTCCGGGTGGCCCCGGGCGGCGCGGCCGAGCGCCTGGGCATCACGCCGGACATGGCGACCTACGGCAAGATCATCGGCGGCGGCATGCCCGTGGGCCTCTACGGCGGCCGCAAGGACATCATGGGCGTCGTCGCGCCGGACGGCCCGGTCTACCAGGCGGGCACGCTGTCCGGCAATCCCGTGGCCATGGCCGCGGGCCTCGCCACCATGGAGAAGCTCACTCCGGCCTTCTACGCCAGCCTGGAAGCCAACGCCGAGAAGTGGGCCGCGGCCTTCGAGACCATTCCGGGCCTCCATTGCCCCCGCTACGGTAGCCTGCTCTGGCCGCTGTTCCAGGACGGCGTGCGCCGCAGCGACGCGGTGAAGGGCGAGGCCATCAGCGTCTTCAACCGCCTGCACAAGGCCCTGCTGGGTCAGGGCGTCTACCTGCCGCCCAGCGGCTACGAAGTGGCCTTCCTCAGCGCCGCCCACGGCGAAGCCGAGCTGGCCCGCTTCAAGCAGGCCGCGGCCGCCGTAGCCAAGGACTTCGCCTGA
- the hemB gene encoding porphobilinogen synthase has product MLNRSRRLRTSAAMRNLVAETDLRARHLIQGHFVQPQAGSSEISSMPGISNAGVEETVRQVEKDLKRGLASVLLFGVPEEGSKTPDAAYVRDRQGVVPKAVRALKKAFGSDLIVITDVCLCGATSHGHCGLVDEEGLVRNDETLPILAEMALRHAEAGADVVSPSDMMDGRVAAIRALLDQNGFTQTSILSYAIKHAGAYYGPFREAAHSSPKFGDRKTYQMDPRNAREGLRDALLDVEEGADMLMVKPALPNLDLIWRLREAQLAPICAYHVSSEFSSVKAADRMGWVNGDQLMYEHLLAIRRAGADMIVTYAGREAVEKGWVS; this is encoded by the coding sequence ATGCTGAACCGCTCCCGCCGCCTTCGCACCAGCGCCGCCATGCGCAACCTGGTGGCCGAGACCGATCTTCGCGCCCGCCACCTCATCCAGGGCCACTTCGTCCAGCCCCAGGCGGGCAGCAGCGAGATTTCCAGCATGCCGGGCATCTCCAACGCCGGCGTGGAGGAGACCGTGCGTCAGGTGGAGAAAGACCTGAAGCGCGGCCTGGCCAGCGTGCTGCTCTTCGGCGTGCCGGAGGAAGGCTCCAAGACGCCCGATGCGGCCTATGTCCGCGACCGCCAGGGCGTCGTTCCCAAGGCGGTGAGGGCCCTGAAGAAGGCATTCGGCTCGGACCTCATCGTGATCACGGATGTGTGCCTCTGTGGCGCCACCAGCCACGGCCATTGCGGCCTCGTGGACGAGGAGGGGCTGGTCCGGAACGACGAGACGCTGCCGATCCTGGCGGAAATGGCCCTGCGGCACGCCGAGGCGGGCGCCGATGTGGTCTCGCCCAGCGACATGATGGATGGCCGCGTGGCCGCGATCCGCGCCCTGCTCGACCAGAACGGTTTCACCCAGACCAGCATCCTCAGTTATGCCATCAAGCATGCGGGCGCCTACTACGGGCCCTTCCGCGAAGCCGCCCACAGCAGCCCCAAGTTCGGCGACCGGAAGACCTACCAGATGGACCCCCGCAATGCCCGCGAGGGCCTGCGGGACGCGCTCCTGGATGTGGAGGAGGGGGCGGACATGCTCATGGTCAAACCGGCCCTGCCGAACCTCGACCTCATCTGGCGCCTGCGCGAAGCCCAGCTGGCGCCCATCTGCGCCTACCATGTGTCCAGCGAATTCAGCAGCGTCAAGGCGGCGGATCGGATGGGCTGGGTAAACGGCGACCAGCTGATGTACGAGCACCTCCTCGCCATCCGGCGCGCCGGCGCAGACATGATCGTCACCTACGCCGGCCGCGAGGCCGTGGAAAAGGGATGGGTCTCCTGA
- a CDS encoding uroporphyrinogen-III synthase: MTPSAHHPRLALARPAQHPLADTVRKAGWRPVPYSFTCLKVTAGAPPLPLDQVRALLVLSPSGAKVAATALPPGMTCLVQGAGTADALGREDLDVQLPSEARAEALWDLLQTRFPQGGDFILARGERSREYLEVAARDSVWRIHPWITHREAPREPFPPLPKVEGVLALSPLQAEILAPLAGDVQRFAWGEATAEAFAKAGAPAHAHCEPKPSLLWAMLAQHLKKEESPC, from the coding sequence ATGACGCCCTCGGCCCACCACCCGCGCCTGGCGCTGGCCCGGCCCGCCCAGCATCCGCTGGCGGACACGGTGCGCAAGGCCGGCTGGCGGCCGGTTCCCTATTCATTCACCTGTCTGAAGGTCACGGCGGGCGCTCCACCCCTGCCGCTGGATCAGGTCCGGGCGCTGCTGGTCCTGAGTCCGTCGGGAGCTAAGGTGGCTGCCACGGCCCTGCCTCCCGGGATGACCTGCCTGGTCCAGGGCGCGGGCACCGCGGATGCCCTGGGGCGGGAGGACCTGGATGTCCAGCTGCCCTCGGAGGCCCGGGCCGAGGCCCTGTGGGACCTGCTGCAGACCCGGTTTCCCCAGGGTGGGGACTTCATCCTCGCTCGGGGGGAGCGGAGCCGCGAGTATCTGGAAGTGGCCGCGCGGGATTCGGTCTGGCGCATCCATCCCTGGATCACCCACCGCGAGGCTCCCCGGGAGCCGTTCCCGCCCTTGCCCAAGGTCGAAGGCGTGCTGGCCCTGAGCCCGCTTCAGGCCGAGATCCTCGCGCCCCTGGCCGGGGATGTGCAGCGCTTCGCCTGGGGCGAGGCCACCGCCGAGGCCTTCGCCAAGGCCGGTGCCCCCGCCCACGCCCACTGCGAGCCGAAGCCCAGCCTGCTATGGGCCATGCTCGCGCAGCATCTCAAGAAGGAGGAGTCCCCATGCTGA